The Solanum pennellii chromosome 4, SPENNV200 genomic interval TTTTGACTTTGTCAATAGGACTTGATGCAACAGACATCTCGGAAGCAGCTGTGGGCACTGAGGCCTTTGCTCCTGCTCCCTTAGATTTTGCAGATCTTTTGCGGCTCTTTTTAGTTTCTTTAGCTTCAATAAAGTTGTCATCATCATTGACAGACACGGAAGGTTGAACAGATGTCATATCAGGaaaatctctctctctatcGCTTGACTTGGCCAAAGTGTTCTCAGCCAGTACGTCATGCAATTGACTTTTCTTAGTCTTCTGGTCGAGAGAAACATCTGAGTTATTCATATTCAAATCAGTGCTGGCAGCATCTTGCTGAGTATCTCTAACTAATTTATGATCTGAATTAGTAACAAATCCAGCCCATGGAGTAGACACACTTAAGGAGCTCAGAGATGTGGCGACCTCTGTAGTAGTTATTTCTGCTTGTGCTCTCCTCTGCTCTTCCTCTTGAATTTCCAACAATGACTTCGGCTTGAAACCAGGAGCAGGTTTCCAAGCTCGCTGTCCAGACTGTACTTGGGTGTTGAACTGTGAAATTGGTGGGTTTTGCCCTGGATACTCATCCACAACATCAGCAATAGCAACTTCGGGTTTGCTCTCTCTTCTTGCTGGACCTACAGCTGTAGCTTTATCGACTGAAACAGATGGTGAATCAGAAGCAATTGGAGCATCAGATTGTAAGGGCTTTGATGGCTGTGACTTAGAAGCTCCCTTTGCTAAGTCCGAAGTTTGCCCCTTAGTGGACTTTTGCTTCCTGGACTTCTTTTCAGATGATTTTTTAACTTCTCGGGTTTCAACACTTTTCAGTTCCTTAGTGACAGACAGCCCATCATGTAAATCTCCTTCAATCTGTGGTTCTGAGGGAGCTGCAGCTGGTGGTGATTCAACCCTGTTTTTCTGATGCAAGTCATTATCAACAGCTGGTGGTGGTGGTATAGCTGCCTTTTCTAACTGCTCTACATGTGGAAAATGAGAGGCAATTTCAGAAGTGGTGGCTGGAGGTTCATTGTTTTCAGAGCCCTTCTCTAGGTGATGTTTGCTGGTAAATTCTGTATGTGATGATGGATCAATCATGGCTGTTGCCATCCCTGGAACCTTCAGTTGAATATCATCAATTTGTTCCACTAAACCCCAACTCCTTTGACTGGAAGAATCTCCAAACATTTGATGTGGCAAGTGCACTTTTGAGGTCTCAGAGCTACCTATTTGGCAGACATCCTGAGAAATGCTCGAGGGCAAGGCGAAATTTAAGGAATGAGCTTCTTCCATAACAGGAagttgtatttttgtattcacTGGAAACAGATTATGTGAAGGCGGGAAATGATTAGGATCCATAGAAGCATTTCCTGCAGATATGCCAGGATTCGGCAACTTGCCATAAGGTTGTTCACCAAATCGCTGATGAGGATGCTGATCAGACAGCACTTGAGAGAGCAACTGCTGCTGCTGGCGCAATATTAGTTGCTGTTCCTCATGTTTCTGCTGCTGCTGCTTGAGCATCAACAACTTGTCTAACACTGACAATTGTTGCGGTCCTTGTCCTGCCTGAGACTGTAGCTGCAGCAAGTACTGTTGTTGCAATAGATTTAACAGCTGTGGATCTTGAACTCCAGATGAAAGTAGCTTTTCAGTAGCCAAAATGCTGGAAGTATTATCCATGGCACCTAGTAAGTTGGTCATAGGTGGATTTTGTGGGTGTAGCCTCTGTTGTTGCATTCCAAATGCAGATTGTGGGGGCATACTCTGACCTTGATGCATCTCCATCCTTTCCTGAAGCGGTTCTAATCCCCCTTGGACGGAGAAATTAGACCAACCACTAATGCCGCTACTAATGCCAGCTGATCTGTCTGGTATGCCCTGAAGTAGAGACATCAAATCAACATTCTGATTATGGGACTGCTGACGAATATTTTCAGCCATTGAAGGCCGTTGAGAATGAGGCAAAGGATCCTGAACAATATCCGCATTTGAAACAACAGGTGATGATGCATCTCTCCCAGGCCAAAGAGGAAAAGGCTTTGGTAGAGATTTCTGTCTCTCAAGAGCCATTTTTTTAGCCAAGAGAAACAGATTTTCTCCACTTTCAGTTCCCATAGGAGGAACAGCACCAATGCTATTTGCACCATAAGCCGGAATGCCTGCTGAGCAAGAAAAGCAATAACCAATCATCAGTTGAATATTAATGCACATCTTTCCAATTTTTGAAGCTTCagttataaatacaaaaaatatcaGCATAGAAAACAATCATGCAAAATTCAGACAAATACTACTGAAAAAACAAATTCAAACCAACCTTCAGACTGAGAAAACTTGTCAAGCGGTGCATGGCCTACTTTGCCAGCCATCAGTGACTCCAAAAATCTATTTTCAGCCTCTGTTGTTGAGTTATGCTTGTAATTCATTTCACTATTTACCGTATCAATCTCACTTGAACCTGCATGAAGTTTAGTGAAGCTGCTCGCATTCAAGCCCCCTGGAGCATCTGCATTTGGCTTTGGCGCTCCAAATCCAGGTGGTGGCCGAGCCTTAGCACGCAAGTGGGGCATAACATCCCCCAGCAGATAAAATGGTGAATCATGTGGTGCAGCAGCTAATCGAACTAgcaaatcaataccaaaatatccagcctcaaaccatccaataatATCACTACCTGAGAAAGGACCTTGAATTGCACCTTGTGGATCTTTGTAATATAGAACTAGGTCCTCCGGAGATGACTGTGAAATTTTCCTCATCTCCAACTCTTTGTCCATAGCAGCAGATAATTGCCTTTTCAGAATAGGATCATCCCCAAACTGCCATTTAGATCCTTCGTTTTTGGTGTAAGAAGGATCTGTAAGATCTCTTTCCCGCTCTGTGTTCTTATCTTTCTGGCTCTGTAGCCATCCAATATCAGATGTTCTTGACCTGATATCCGTTGGCAAATCTCTAGCATCATTAGCCGCCAGATGTGAACGTGCACCAATTGAAGAGGATCGCCATAAGCCGCCACCATGAGGAACAGGTGAGTGTCCTGGTGTGCTTGGATCTCTATTGACAGACTCCCGTTCTCTATGGAGAATACTGTCCTCTACTGAAACTGAAGATTAAAAGTAAATGTTAAGACAATCTACTGAGACCCAATTACAGATAAAAAAGAAGGATAATTGATGGATCTCTTAATAAATACCACCATAAATCAAAAGCAGCTCCCTCAGAAGACAACTCTGCTTATTGAAAGATATGTATAAGCAACAGACTAGCTTATGTATTTGGTTCATGAAATTTTAACAGGACATCCAAACCTTAGTAACATTTAAGATATGTTTTTGTTACTGCACCCTGATGAACTGCATAGTACATCAAGAGACAGATATCCACAAATATACCTATAGCACCTAATTTGGGATCAGAAAATCTCTCTAAACTCTGCTTAGTCTCAGATTTAGAACTGGACCCATAAGAATGTAACGAAGAAAGAACCTTCTGGGTGATTCAAATAACCACCTTTGGCATTGTCGGTACTTTCTTCTCTTGAATCATCAAAAGATAAATCTTCTCTGCTACCTGAACAATTGAAGAAATGATGGCAATCAAAATTATAGCGCAAAACATACTAATTTGAGAGCCTATATATAATCTAGATTCAGAAATCCCCTAAACCGATCTAAGAATTAGAAGTACCTAGTTTGCCGCGCCTCGGTTGAGAATGTTCAGTTGAGTTTCGAGCTAATGTTCCATCTTTAGTAGTCTGTGGAGCTCCACTACTCAGAACATCCCCCTTGTCAATGCCCTTCAAGATAGCCTAAACATAAACTTGAGCAGTTACttcatttaaacaaattaacatCAGATCAAAATCCAATTCATCCAAGTAATATCAGTTTCAAGTCTCTCTGAAAGTTACCAATTCCTCCTGACTGGGTGCACATAATGCGAGAGGCTCCAGAGGTTCATCTTGTGTAAGTGAAGGAACTTGCACAATCACATCCGAAAAGTTGCTACAGGACTGCATGTCCGTCCCTCTGTACACATCAAGCATTTTTAACCGACTGTATCGTATAGGAGAGGAAACACTTTCAGCTTTCTCCGAGAATGCCCCGACTGACTGCACATGAAGAGAGCCTTTAATCATGGGGCTCCCTCCAGAGACAGCACGACCCCTACCTAGAGAAAAAGTATGGGTAGCACCATCTTCACGTCCCCGGCCATGAGAAAATGTAGGAACTTGTTTGTTTGGAGTAAAAGTCTGATGAGTAGGTTCAGACCTTCCTCGGCCGTGAGACGTAGATCTCCATGGCCGATAGTGGTCACCCTCTCTATCATCCTTTCCATGATAGGCAAGACCTGGCGACCCCTTCTCAAGATGCATTTCAGCATCTTTGCTAGGGTTGCTCCATTTCTCACGCACAGCATCTGCTTCCTTCTCATCAGGTCCCCAGCGCGTGTTCCATTTGCTCTCTCGACGCTGATCGTGATTGCTATCCCTATTTCCAGAATCGGTCCATCTTTCACCTGGACCACGTCGTACTTCTCCATGATGTCTGCCAGAGGAGTCCGACCAGCGCTCCACCTTGCGGCCATCACCAATCTCCTTATCTCCCTCCCTCCAGCGGTCCCTTCGAACAGCAGAATTGGTGTCCCTTTCTTCATCACGCCAGCAATCCCGTCGACCTGATTCCATATCGAGCACAGATGGCCTAAACacatctttcttcttttgattATCATGCATATCTTCACTCATCCCAGGAAATTTTGCTAACTCTGAACGAATAGGATACCCCGGATGTGCATTGAGATGGTTGTCCTGCATTTAAACACCAATAGATGACCAAACAATCAGGCTATTTTAGTAATTAACAATTTATTAAGAACCACTACACCAATTAAAGCAGAAAACCTCAACTGCTTCTAACCCAATACCAAAATGTTTCTCAAAATTGAGAATGGTACAGGgtttaattaaaaaggaaatccAAAGCAATAATAAACGTACCCCGGTGACCATCCCAGCCTTACTTTCCCCTGGTTTTGGCAGGAGCCACTGCGGTGAAAGCGGAATGGAATCGTTGGGTCCTTGCACATCTACATGTATCAAAAAgccaacaaaaataacttacaTATGAACACATAATCTTGCACTACAGCAAACACATATTGGAATGAAAACACCCATTTCATAAGGTAAGAAATTAAACCCTGCTGCTTACAGTTTTATGTGAATAAGCAAAATAGGAGGTTCCATATAATCCCTATAAGTTATCATATGAAACCTGTTCCCCATCCGTAGAAATTCCAAGGGTTTGATCAACATTATTAACAGGAGCAAGAAGTTTGGAAGGCTTGTAACTGATCAAAGGCATGTAAAACAGAAAAACATAAtgatacattaaagaaataaattccACCTTGAATTTAAGTG includes:
- the LOC107017567 gene encoding uncharacterized protein LOC107017567 isoform X2; protein product: MGDKTQFDSRHSQISKDVQGPNDSIPLSPQWLLPKPGESKAGMVTGDNHLNAHPGYPIRSELAKFPGMSEDMHDNQKKKDVFRPSVLDMESGRRDCWRDEERDTNSAVRRDRWREGDKEIGDGRKVERWSDSSGRHHGEVRRGPGERWTDSGNRDSNHDQRRESKWNTRWGPDEKEADAVREKWSNPSKDAEMHLEKGSPGLAYHGKDDREGDHYRPWRSTSHGRGRSEPTHQTFTPNKQVPTFSHGRGREDGATHTFSLGRGRAVSGGSPMIKGSLHVQSVGAFSEKAESVSSPIRYSRLKMLDVYRGTDMQSCSNFSDVIVQVPSLTQDEPLEPLALCAPSQEELAILKGIDKGDVLSSGAPQTTKDGTLARNSTEHSQPRRGKLGSREDLSFDDSREESTDNAKGGYLNHPEVSVEDSILHRERESVNRDPSTPGHSPVPHGGGLWRSSSIGARSHLAANDARDLPTDIRSRTSDIGWLQSQKDKNTERERDLTDPSYTKNEGSKWQFGDDPILKRQLSAAMDKELEMRKISQSSPEDLVLYYKDPQGAIQGPFSGSDIIGWFEAGYFGIDLLVRLAAAPHDSPFYLLGDVMPHLRAKARPPPGFGAPKPNADAPGGLNASSFTKLHAGSSEIDTVNSEMNYKHNSTTEAENRFLESLMAGKVGHAPLDKFSQSEGIPAYGANSIGAVPPMGTESGENLFLLAKKMALERQKSLPKPFPLWPGRDASSPVVSNADIVQDPLPHSQRPSMAENIRQQSHNQNVDLMSLLQGIPDRSAGISSGISGWSNFSVQGGLEPLQERMEMHQGQSMPPQSAFGMQQQRLHPQNPPMTNLLGAMDNTSSILATEKLLSSGVQDPQLLNLLQQQYLLQLQSQAGQGPQQLSVLDKLLMLKQQQQKHEEQQLILRQQQQLLSQVLSDQHPHQRFGEQPYGKLPNPGISAGNASMDPNHFPPSHNLFPVNTKIQLPVMEEAHSLNFALPSSISQDVCQIGSSETSKVHLPHQMFGDSSSQRSWGLVEQIDDIQLKVPGMATAMIDPSSHTEFTSKHHLEKGSENNEPPATTSEIASHFPHVEQLEKAAIPPPPAVDNDLHQKNRVESPPAAAPSEPQIEGDLHDGLSVTKELKSVETREVKKSSEKKSRKQKSTKGQTSDLAKGASKSQPSKPLQSDAPIASDSPSVSVDKATAVGPARRESKPEVAIADVVDEYPGQNPPISQFNTQVQSGQRAWKPAPGFKPKSLLEIQEEEQRRAQAEITTTEVATSLSSLSVSTPWAGFVTNSDHKLVRDTQQDAASTDLNMNNSDVSLDQKTKKSQLHDVLAENTLAKSSDRERDFPDMTSVQPSVSVNDDDNFIEAKETKKSRKRSAKSKGAGAKASVPTAASEMSVASSPIDKVKSLRQVQPDQEVLPAIPSGPSLGDFVVWKGESASSATIPVPAWSTDSGKPSKPTSLRDILKEQEKKVTSGQQHIPVPTQKSVPNPPARVGGPSWSSSSPAKAASPIQINSQAGAYSKNKVEDDLFWGPIDHPKQESKQSEYPQLGSQGSWGSKTTPVKGSPGGSLSRQKSVSSKPAERLLSSSPASGHSSLKGKKDALTKHSEAMDFREWCENECDRLIGTRDTSFLDFCFKQSKSEAEMLLIENLGSYDPDHEFIDKFLNYKDFLPADVFDMAFQGRNDRKVTGASAKNVTSNSVGFDQGNSSVQDWATKGGKKKGKKGKKVNLSELGFNVVSNRIMMGEIQTVED
- the LOC107017567 gene encoding uncharacterized protein LOC107017567 isoform X1, which gives rise to MGDKTQFDSRHSQISKDVQGPNDSIPLSPQWLLPKPGESKAGMVTGDNHLNAHPGYPIRSELAKFPGMSEDMHDNQKKKDVFRPSVLDMESGRRDCWRDEERDTNSAVRRDRWREGDKEIGDGRKVERWSDSSGRHHGEVRRGPGERWTDSGNRDSNHDQRRESKWNTRWGPDEKEADAVREKWSNPSKDAEMHLEKGSPGLAYHGKDDREGDHYRPWRSTSHGRGRSEPTHQTFTPNKQVPTFSHGRGREDGATHTFSLGRGRAVSGGSPMIKGSLHVQSVGAFSEKAESVSSPIRYSRLKMLDVYRGTDMQSCSNFSDVIVQVPSLTQDEPLEPLALCAPSQEELAILKGIDKGDVLSSGAPQTTKDGTLARNSTEHSQPRRGKLGSREDLSFDDSREESTDNAKGGYLNHPEVSVEDSILHRERESVNRDPSTPGHSPVPHGGGLWRSSSIGARSHLAANDARDLPTDIRSRTSDIGWLQSQKDKNTERERDLTDPSYTKNEGSKWQFGDDPILKRQLSAAMDKELEMRKISQSSPEDLVLYYKDPQGAIQGPFSGSDIIGWFEAGYFGIDLLVRLAAAPHDSPFYLLGDVMPHLRAKARPPPGFGAPKPNADAPGGLNASSFTKLHAGSSEIDTVNSEMNYKHNSTTEAENRFLESLMAGKVGHAPLDKFSQSEAGIPAYGANSIGAVPPMGTESGENLFLLAKKMALERQKSLPKPFPLWPGRDASSPVVSNADIVQDPLPHSQRPSMAENIRQQSHNQNVDLMSLLQGIPDRSAGISSGISGWSNFSVQGGLEPLQERMEMHQGQSMPPQSAFGMQQQRLHPQNPPMTNLLGAMDNTSSILATEKLLSSGVQDPQLLNLLQQQYLLQLQSQAGQGPQQLSVLDKLLMLKQQQQKHEEQQLILRQQQQLLSQVLSDQHPHQRFGEQPYGKLPNPGISAGNASMDPNHFPPSHNLFPVNTKIQLPVMEEAHSLNFALPSSISQDVCQIGSSETSKVHLPHQMFGDSSSQRSWGLVEQIDDIQLKVPGMATAMIDPSSHTEFTSKHHLEKGSENNEPPATTSEIASHFPHVEQLEKAAIPPPPAVDNDLHQKNRVESPPAAAPSEPQIEGDLHDGLSVTKELKSVETREVKKSSEKKSRKQKSTKGQTSDLAKGASKSQPSKPLQSDAPIASDSPSVSVDKATAVGPARRESKPEVAIADVVDEYPGQNPPISQFNTQVQSGQRAWKPAPGFKPKSLLEIQEEEQRRAQAEITTTEVATSLSSLSVSTPWAGFVTNSDHKLVRDTQQDAASTDLNMNNSDVSLDQKTKKSQLHDVLAENTLAKSSDRERDFPDMTSVQPSVSVNDDDNFIEAKETKKSRKRSAKSKGAGAKASVPTAASEMSVASSPIDKVKSLRQVQPDQEVLPAIPSGPSLGDFVVWKGESASSATIPVPAWSTDSGKPSKPTSLRDILKEQEKKVTSGQQHIPVPTQKSVPNPPARVGGPSWSSSSPAKAASPIQINSQAGAYSKNKVEDDLFWGPIDHPKQESKQSEYPQLGSQGSWGSKTTPVKGSPGGSLSRQKSVSSKPAERLLSSSPASGHSSLKGKKDALTKHSEAMDFREWCENECDRLIGTRDTSFLDFCFKQSKSEAEMLLIENLGSYDPDHEFIDKFLNYKDFLPADVFDMAFQGRNDRKVTGASAKNVTSNSVGFDQGNSSVQDWATKGGKKKGKKGKKVNLSELGFNVVSNRIMMGEIQTVED
- the LOC107017567 gene encoding uncharacterized protein LOC107017567 isoform X3, which translates into the protein MGDKTQFDSRHSQISKDVQGPNDSIPLSPQWLLPKPGESKAGMVTGDNHLNAHPGYPIRSELAKFPGMSEDMHDNQKKKDVFRPSVLDMESGRRDCWRDEERDTNSAVRRDRWREGDKEIGDGRKVERWSDSSGRHHGEVRRGPGERWTDSGNRDSNHDQRRESKWNTRWGPDEKEADAVREKWSNPSKDAEMHLEKGSPGLAYHGKDDREGDHYRPWRSTSHGRGRSEPTHQTFTPNKQVPTFSHGRGREDGATHTFSLGRGRAVSGGSPMIKGSLHVQSVGAFSEKAESVSSPIRYSRLKMLDVYRGTDMQSCSNFSDVIVQVPSLTQDEPLEPLALCAPSQEELAILKGIDKGDVLSSGAPQTTKDGTLARNSTEHSQPRRGKLGSREDLSFDDSREESTDNAKVSVEDSILHRERESVNRDPSTPGHSPVPHGGGLWRSSSIGARSHLAANDARDLPTDIRSRTSDIGWLQSQKDKNTERERDLTDPSYTKNEGSKWQFGDDPILKRQLSAAMDKELEMRKISQSSPEDLVLYYKDPQGAIQGPFSGSDIIGWFEAGYFGIDLLVRLAAAPHDSPFYLLGDVMPHLRAKARPPPGFGAPKPNADAPGGLNASSFTKLHAGSSEIDTVNSEMNYKHNSTTEAENRFLESLMAGKVGHAPLDKFSQSEAGIPAYGANSIGAVPPMGTESGENLFLLAKKMALERQKSLPKPFPLWPGRDASSPVVSNADIVQDPLPHSQRPSMAENIRQQSHNQNVDLMSLLQGIPDRSAGISSGISGWSNFSVQGGLEPLQERMEMHQGQSMPPQSAFGMQQQRLHPQNPPMTNLLGAMDNTSSILATEKLLSSGVQDPQLLNLLQQQYLLQLQSQAGQGPQQLSVLDKLLMLKQQQQKHEEQQLILRQQQQLLSQVLSDQHPHQRFGEQPYGKLPNPGISAGNASMDPNHFPPSHNLFPVNTKIQLPVMEEAHSLNFALPSSISQDVCQIGSSETSKVHLPHQMFGDSSSQRSWGLVEQIDDIQLKVPGMATAMIDPSSHTEFTSKHHLEKGSENNEPPATTSEIASHFPHVEQLEKAAIPPPPAVDNDLHQKNRVESPPAAAPSEPQIEGDLHDGLSVTKELKSVETREVKKSSEKKSRKQKSTKGQTSDLAKGASKSQPSKPLQSDAPIASDSPSVSVDKATAVGPARRESKPEVAIADVVDEYPGQNPPISQFNTQVQSGQRAWKPAPGFKPKSLLEIQEEEQRRAQAEITTTEVATSLSSLSVSTPWAGFVTNSDHKLVRDTQQDAASTDLNMNNSDVSLDQKTKKSQLHDVLAENTLAKSSDRERDFPDMTSVQPSVSVNDDDNFIEAKETKKSRKRSAKSKGAGAKASVPTAASEMSVASSPIDKVKSLRQVQPDQEVLPAIPSGPSLGDFVVWKGESASSATIPVPAWSTDSGKPSKPTSLRDILKEQEKKVTSGQQHIPVPTQKSVPNPPARVGGPSWSSSSPAKAASPIQINSQAGAYSKNKVEDDLFWGPIDHPKQESKQSEYPQLGSQGSWGSKTTPVKGSPGGSLSRQKSVSSKPAERLLSSSPASGHSSLKGKKDALTKHSEAMDFREWCENECDRLIGTRDTSFLDFCFKQSKSEAEMLLIENLGSYDPDHEFIDKFLNYKDFLPADVFDMAFQGRNDRKVTGASAKNVTSNSVGFDQGNSSVQDWATKGGKKKGKKGKKVNLSELGFNVVSNRIMMGEIQTVED